AGAGaaacctgcagctcctgcaaagATAGAGAGAAGCATGATGCCCCAGGAGCATCGATGCTGCCTGCTGAGGGACTGAGCACCAGGCACAGCTAGCCAAGGACCTCTCCTGGGCAGAAATAGCCAAGGACCTCTCCGGACTGTGCCGGGGAGCCGGCCTGAGAGCGGGCTCTGCTCCCTGAGCACAGCCAGCCCCTTTCTGGCTCTGGCCAGCACTGCCAACGAACACAGGCGTTGTTCTCACCAGAAGAGCGGACATCTACCTACGTGGCCCCTGATGTCCTCAGCCTTGGTGCCTTACCCCAGCAAGTCCCGACTCTTCCTGCCGCATCGCGGATTTATCCCTTCCCCGCAGTTTTGGGTGATTCAGAGCAACAGAGGGTTAAAGGGCTGTTTGGCTTTACACAAGCCGAGCGTATCACCCCGTGCAACCCTCTAGGGATGAACCCAGCACAgctcatctcccctgccctccccactcACCAATCGATTGCAGCACAGCCACGGTGCTGCCGGCAGCCACTCCTCCGTTGTTGGCTATGGCAGCTATTGACATCATCTTGGCGGCCACAGACCCAGCCGCGATGCCGCTTGCCGTAAACCCCAGCGCACAGATGCCTGCCGGGATGCCAACGAGGGCCActcctgcaggcaggacacCGCAGCGTTAGGGTGGTCTCTGTGACCCACATCTGCCCCCCAGCCACcagtccccctccagctttcctggagcccctttagggactggaaggggctctaaggtctccccgcagccttctcttctccaggctgaacaaccccagctctcgCAGCCTGGCTCCATGGCAGAGGcgtgcagggctgcagcagcgggCACAGGCAGATTTCCAGGCACAGGCCAGCGCTGCCGCCTCCCTCGCGGTTGCTCCCGAAGTCCCCCCCGGCACTCGCAGCCCCCCCAAGCCCGGTCAGGCCCCCACCactgccagcctggggacaggACCGGGCAGCGAACCCAAGCGCGGCTGATCCAACGCCAGGTCCTCACCTAGTCCGACAGCGGCTCCAATGGCTGCTCCTTTGGTTTTCTCTTCCATCGCTAAGAAGGCAAAAGGCAggtggggggggcaggcaggaaagCTTCGCTCGGGCGGGACCGAGCACCCTGAGCTCCCCCGGCCTGccgccccgcccccaccccccccggctTCAgctgcccccggcccccgcaGACCCCCCCGGGAAGCGGCCGAGGACGGGAGCGGGCCCCGCTGCTCCCGGGCCGGGAGGAGAGAGGACAAagggggcaccccggggtgcccacCGCCCGCGGCCGCCCTGCCTGCCCGCTATACCTGCCCGCTATACCTGCCCGCTATACCTGCCCGCCGCGCTGCCTGTCCCACCCGAAgcgctgccagccctgcccgccccgccccgtCCGCCCGGAACAGAGCCAGTGCCGGTGCCGGAGCTGCGGccaccccgccccgccccggggccgcccccgctCGGCGCATCACGACCCGGGGAGGAGGCGGATGTCTGTGCTCGGGCGTCTTTATTTGGAGTGTCAGAtacagcggggggggggggcacgggagAGCTGCAGGGGGTCTCGGCGGGggtccggggcgggggggtcaCGGCAGATGTCAGCGAGGGTCCCGGGGGGGGATCCAGGGGATCACAGCAGGGCAGCCCCGATGGCAGCCCCGATGGCTGACAGGGTAGCCTTCACAGCCATGGGGACTCCTGCTGCCcctgaggaagagaaggagaaattaGCCTGAGCCCCCCAGCCCAACCCTGGCCCTGGCATGGGGCCCCCACTGTGCCCCATTTCCTGGGGGAGCACCCTGAGGAGGAGCAGCCCCTCGCCCCACTGCCGCCATCAGGTGTCCCTGCAGCCAGGCCGGCGCAGCCAGCGGCGCCGCACCAGGCACCCCAGAGCGGGTGCGACCCTGGGAGCCCCCACTCCCGTGGCCACCCCAGGCCCTTGCCACACTGCTGGTACCGCCCGGGGAGGCCAAAACATGGGGTGCACCACAGTGACCCCATGGGCACCCCGCGGCACCGTGCTGGGAGCACTCACCGAGCGACTGCGCTGTGGCCACCAGGCTTCCGGCAGCCACCTTCCCACCATTGGCCATGGCAACTACAGACATCATTCTGGCGGCTATGGATCCAGCTGCAATTCCTGCTTTGGTGAAGCCCAGCACATACAGAGCTGCTGGCATCACAGCCGTAGTGAGTCCTGCAtcggaaagcagcagcagtgacgCTCCCGCGGGCACACGTGTCCCCAGGCTGCAAAACCCTCAGCCCTAGGTCTCTCCTCAGCCGCACGCGTCCCCCGGCCCCGAAACAGGGGGTGCGGGGAGGCAGAGCTCCAGCTCCCCGGGACAGCCCAGAGCAGAGCGGGTGGTTCAGGGTCCCAGGGCCAAACCCCCTCTAAGCTGGGGCATCAATGGGGTCCTGCACATGGGCGTCCCgggacaggccaaggggcagcattttggggaggaggcagcaccCCCAAAGAGGGGTCTGTGCGTGCAGAGCAAGCAGCAGCGTGAAGCCCCGGGAAAGTGCTGTATTTCCGCATGGTGGCAGCTGTCCCCGTGCACACCAGCACCTTACCAACTCCTATGGTCACTCCGATGGCAGGGCCCACAAAATCTGTAACAAAGGCGAGATGGAGGGCAGTCAGTCGGCAGGGCTGCGAGCGAAGGTGAGCTGCTGCCCTCGCTCTGGGCAGCACTGCAAGGGGCTCCTCCATCCCCCGCCCGCACCCCCaggcccctcctgcctgctggagcaGCGTGTGCCCCTTTCCAGCAGCGTCCCAGCGCCTCACAGCACCGCGACGGCAGCTCGCGCCTTCTCCAAAATGCCAGGGAAGCGAGTCCTTGCTGGCACAGCCCTCATGCCTGCGGCCAGCCCTGGCCCCGTCCCACGAGAGCCCCAAGCCCCCCCGTGCCTCTGCTCAAAAGCGGAGGGCCGTTTGCTGTGCGCCCAGGGGCCGGCGCCCCGTGTTCCCCACGCTGTCCTGCTGCGGGGCCCATGCCCCGACCCCGTGAGCTTACGCATGGTGGCCTGGCCTGGCAGGGGGGGCAGCCGCTGGAGTGAGATGTGTGACGGGTCCGGTCTGAGCCTGGTCCTTCAGGGAACAAGAACAAGATTTTCCTCCTAGGGCAGCATGGGGGGTGAGCGGGggccctgctctcctgcccaggtgcccacagccacccccctcccaccccgTCCTGCCCCCCAAgagcccctgggcaccccacaaaagcagagacacacaccccacccacccccccccagacctCGCGTTTcttcccagcccagggctccctggctgctctgccagcccagTGGGGAGAGCAGCACCCCACTTTTATCCCCCCGCCTCAGAAAAGGGGTGCTGTCCCCAAACACCCATCCTGGGGCCCCAGCACCCCATGCCACCGACCTGTCTGTTGCCCACCAagagctcagtgctgctggagcacGCTTGCCGCTGGTAGCCGGGGCCTCAGGTGATGTCAGCACAGCAGATTTCCAAGAAACTGCTCCGCTGAGTTTCGTTTTCCCCAAATTCTTGGTCCATGTCGGTGTTTACCCTTGGTGCGCCTGGCTCTGCCGGCACAGGAGGCAGCCGGGCAGCGGGGCGTGGGGTCGCCCGTCCCGGGGGGTTGGacctcagggctgctccccacggggacccctgtccccccccccaaccctcccaTGGGGATGCGGGGACAGGAGGTGCCAGGGCTGCGGCGGGGAGGATgcgccgggcggggggggggggggtggggggggtgtgtggggtgttgctgcagcagctggggcttTACGGGGCATTTCCCGACAGTTCAGGGCTGGTGAAGCTCCACCGTTTTTGACAAGGACTACGGGCAGCGCGGGCGGTCTGGGCAGCGCAGAGATTTCCGCGGGCTGGCAGTGGAGGTGCAGCCCCTCTGGCTGCCTCCCCTCCACCGGGCAGCCTCAAAAACCGGCCAAAGCCCCACTTTGCAAACCCCCCTTTCCCCCGCTCCTTGCGCCAGCTTCTCACCCCGAGCCCCCTCGGGGCAGGACGCAGCCAGCCCACCCGGCGCAGCCCCTCGGGGCCAGGGCGCAGTGGGTGCCGCCGTGTATGCGCCGCTGCAGCTGGTTGAAGGGGACCAAATCCAGTTGCAAGTTGATCTGGTTCCTTTTTACCAGCCCCAGGGACGCACCGTCTCTCCGGATGCGCCGCCTGGGCCAGTGCTGGTGTGGAGGGGGGTTCCCGGCGTGGGGGTCCCAGCCCAAAAATACATACTTCTTAACATTCCATAACGCCAGCCGACTCCATATGGGCATATGAAGAAGTATGTAGGGttgggagggagaggcaggcagCGTGGCGCTGGGCACATGGGGCACGGGGACACCAGCCGCTCCTGGCAGCACCCACCAGCtctgggtggtgggaccctggAAGGAGCCGGCGGCCGCGGTGAAGCctgaggctgggcaggggctgtgcgGAGCACATCCTGCCCACCCCTGGATCCAGCCCCTGCTTGCGCCCAGCCCCAGGTGTATCCCTGGCTGTGGCACTGCCCGTACAGCCCCGTAGTGCCCGCAGCCACCCCGGAGCAAGGGGCTGGAGAGCGAGACGGTGCCGTGGCCAACGTGTGTGTCTGGGATGCAGAGCCTCTGCACCCACCGCAGGGTGCTCAGGCTGGCAACGCACCCACCGCTTGGCAGTTTGGCCGGTGGCTGCCCTTCGTGGGCGGTGGGACGCCCCGGGACGCAGCCGAGGCTCAGCAGTTTGGGCCGTGGGGCACCGTGGGGGACTGCACCTCTGAGGACATGGCCAAGTGCCGTGTCCCGTGAGCCCACACGGACGGCGGAGGTGGGTGCCTGCGCTAGGAGCCATTTCTGCACGAGGGGGTCCCCCATCGACCCAGGATGCACCAGCTGCACCCCGCCGGCACCCTGCATTGCCCCAGCACCCTGGAGCAccccagcaccaccctgcagcacccatccccctctctgctgcagcccGTGTGCCAAAGCAGGGGTTGCAGCTCGGTGCAGCTGGGGCCGGCACTGGGGGCACCCACCTCCTGCACCCCCACCCTCCCCGCCTGGCTCGTTTGGAAGGCtgggagaaggacctggggtcCAGGCCCTCCCCACCCCGCAGCTCTGGGCAGGGGAGGCCAGAGGCGCCTTTGCCCACGGGAGGGGGTTCAGCTGAGATCTCAGGGGGTGGAGACCGtaaggggggtgtggggggactccccggccccggcacggcacggccagCGCAGGACGATGGAGGGGGCGAGCGTCGCCACAGCCCATCTGTGCCTCGACCCCAGTGACCTTCCTACCCCTAAACTCAGACGTGGAGCAGAGCAGCGGTGGGTGCAGGGAGCCGTTCCCAGCACTGCCCCCTCCTTGGGGGAGTGAGGGATGCGCGGggggccaggctgcaggcaggagggacgCGGGGCTGGCCAGGCCAGGCGTGGACGTGACTCAGCGCCGGGAGCTGTGGCCACACACgctgcagctctctgcaagGAACCGGTGGGTGCCAAGTACACGCTCACCGCGCCGGCCCTGCTTGTGGCAcccacaggcagcagagaccCTGCTCGGTGACCCCCGGAGCCGCCAACCATCGCCTCGGGGCGCAGGGTTGCTGCCAGCATGGCCACGGTCCCCCCAGGATGCTCCACCAGCACCCCGGGACCTCCCACACGACcagtgctcagggacatggcgctggggaccccagagacACAGCTCCCAGGACCCAAGtacccagcctggcagcagcggTGGGGCAGAGCATGTTTGGCTAGACCAGcatccctgtgcccccccaaaaGCAGATGGAGTGGGTGGCCAGAGGCCAGAGGCTGCAGAGATGCACCCACTTAACCCTTCGGGCTCTGCTGGCCCCGCAGCAcaggaggatgctgctgcaCAGTTTTGCCGTAGGGGTGCAGGGGATCCCAGGGGTCGGTGAAGCTGTTGGGGTGCACCGGGAGCCGAAAGCTGGTGGCTGTGCCCACCCCAACCCCCTGGAGCCAGGGAGCAGGGTCAGGTTCAGCTCCAGCCACCTCAGCTGACCTTGGGCAGCCTCCCAGGGCTGCGGTGCTAGAGGTACCCCAGTCTGGGGGTCCCACACAGCCCCATCCCATGGCACGGTCCCCGCAGCCCTAGCCGGGCTCTCCCAGTGACCTTGGAGGGCCGCACGCAGCACCGTGGGATGGTCACTGCATCCGGGGTGCCCAGTCTCACCTGATCCCATCCTGGGCCACCCCTGCTCATTCCCAACACCCTTCCttgtcccagccctgccccacggcccATGCCTGTTCCACTGCCCTCTCTGTGCCCGGACATTCCGGGTCATCAGTGCAAGCCCCTCTGCAGACCTGGGGGTGCTCCACCGCTGGcagcccccaccctccccagcctTGGCGCTGCCCTTGACGGCTGCAGACGCGTCCCCGAGCTGAAgcttctccctgcctgcagtgcagggagctctgccctggggcagcccctCTCCCACAGCTCCTCCATGCCCCCACACTGGCTGGGACCCCCTGACCTGGGCAGCCTCTGGGTCCCCCGCCTGCCCTgagagcagctccctgccctgggcagggtggcTTGTGGTCACCGGGGGCAAATGGCCTTGCAAGGGGGAGACGGAGGAGCCgggggggctgccagggccGGCCGTGGTAGCACCCATGCACTTGCACGGCACCCAACAGCCCCAGTCTGTCTATAAAAGGAAGCATCTTTTttccccgctccccccagcGCTGCGTGCCCGGCCATGCTCTGCAGTCGCTGCCTTGCAGGGGCCTTTCCAAGTTTTACTATTcagcgctgcccccccccaaccGGCTCCCCCCAGCTCATCCATCCCCGACAAACCCACTGCAGCAGCCACTTCAGCCGCTGAGCggcttaaaaaaataccaagagGCCCAgcgaggaggagggaggtgggtGCAAGGGGACCGCTGGCAGAGGGTGCCTGGGGGAGCACCCCAGCCCCTGTCCTGCCACCCCTTAACCTGTGGGCATTGCCCGTTTCGGGGCTGCGAGCACGTGGAGCCCTGGTGCACCCGGCCGCGGTGGTCAGCGTTTCCCCCCGTGCATGTCCAAAATACGACGCCAAGGCGCTCAGGAGTTGGGGTTCCCttcctgccccatcccaccggCGTGGGGCGTCCCCACTTTGCGTGACCGAGGGCACCCCGGCTcccaggggagggggcagccggccccgctgcggggggggggaacctgCAGGCAGgtgggctgggctctgccccgCTGCGCTGCCCGCGGACCCACCACCGGACACCCCCCTTTGCAGCCAGCACCTGCCGGGGGTGCCCCGTTGCCCCCCTCAACCCCATGGAGAGTTTGCTGCTGCCCCCGCTCCTCCGCCCGGGCTAGCCCGAGGGGTGTGGGGGCCACCGTGACCCCCAGacccgcagccccggggccgccccctccctgcccacgcCGAGCCGCTGCCAGGAGCCGAGTGCGGGGCTGCGAgcggcagcagcatccccagcccgAGGGGGGTCGGCACCCGCCGGGCTCGCTGAAGGTTAAACGCCGGCGGCGGGGAaagccccgctgcctcccgcaGACCCCGCACCTCCCGCCCCGCACGGCCACTTACGGTCCTGGAGGTGACAGCGGCCGGGTGCGGGCTCGGCTGGCGGCAGCGGGCTGCGGTGACACCCCGCACGATCACGCCGCTTCCCCACTCGCCTTGACTTTGCCACAGGACTCCTCCGGCTCGTCCGCAGGAGCTTGCAGCATCCTCCAGTTCAGCGGGAGAAGTTCCTcgccagggagggagggagggagggagggatttAAGGCAGACCCTGCCTGGGATGCGGATGCCTCCGGGTGCAGGTGAAGACCCTCCGCGCTCTGGGCATCCCGCAGCCCCCTACTCGTATGCCCCATCCCAGGCTCCGTGTCCCAGCACACGGCTCGTGGTGTGCCCAGCTCCAGGGATGCCGTGTGGGGGATCTCTGCTGAGAAACGCTCTCCCTCCTGGATGAGGCGGCCAGGGCTGCCACCAGCACAGAGACAGCCAGGGCACCTCTGCCCTCCGCCACCTGCCCCGTGTCCCCTGGGTGCCGGGTGAGGGTCCTGAAACAACGCCATGGGGACAGCCAGCATTCATTGCTGGGCCCAGCGGCAACCTGGGGCAGCTCGGAGGGCAAAGCGGAGCTCGTGGGGGACTCGGGAGGGTGAAACCTGTCACGACTGCAGCCACAGGGGCTCCCCTGGGACGAGGGGACCCCACGGGGATGGGGATCCCCAGGCTGCCCCAGGCCACCCACTCTGGGTGTCCAAACACCCATGGAGCGGCTCTTCTGGCACCCGGAGCAGCACAGCCCGGGGGTACGGGGCTGCTCTGCCCAACCCGGGACCCCGCCGCCCTCGGGCTCCCACTGGTCCTACCTCTGCCTGCGGAGGGCTGGTGGGGCAAGGGGGATCCCCCGCTCGGGGCTGCAGCGGGGGCAGGACGCTGGGAGACACCTGATTGTGGTTCCCAAAgggaaaagccagaaaaagcaGCGTGGTGTCCCTCCCGCGGCGGTCCCGGcggctccctgcctgccacGACGCCCTCCCCACCCCGGGTGCGCTCTGTTTGCCTGCTATTTTTGGCAGCCTCCTAAGAGCTCCTCTCAGGCTATTAATAATGAGAGTGCGAAATTCGTTTGGCCTCTCCTATATAAGGAAAGGTAGAGGCTTAGAGGCAGCTAAATATACTGGCGCGTGCGGGAGCGAGCGGGGAGGCTTTGGCACTGAGTGTGGAAAAGAGATTGTTTGAACAATG
This genomic window from Grus americana isolate bGruAme1 chromosome 23, bGruAme1.mat, whole genome shotgun sequence contains:
- the LOC129195957 gene encoding interferon alpha-inducible protein 27-like protein 2A, which translates into the protein MHFVGPAIGVTIGVGLTTAVMPAALYVLGFTKAGIAAGSIAARMMSVVAMANGGKVAAGSLVATAQSLGAAGVPMAVKATLSAIGAAIGAALL
- the LOC129195958 gene encoding interferon alpha-inducible protein 27-like protein 2A; the protein is MRRAGAAPGRGGVAAAPAPALALFRADGAGRAGLAALRVGQAARRAAMEEKTKGAAIGAAVGLGVALVGIPAGICALGFTASGIAAGSVAAKMMSIAAIANNGGVAAGSTVAVLQSIGAAGFSLGAKIGLSSALGSLGATAGASLFEGKKPPGDKCK